In one Staphylococcus lutrae genomic region, the following are encoded:
- a CDS encoding DUF697 domain-containing protein, producing MGISKKISDVLGHKVLNIEKVDKKGGLPTTDTELHERRQRAERIVKKKALLSSTATVVPIPGFDFGVDMKLMRDVIEDINKIYGLDHKQVNQMSDDLKNRILISAGIQGSQLIGKKVSSGLLKVFVRDVAKRTAAKQTRWFPIVGQAVSASISYYFMIKVGKDHIQKCENVIKSL from the coding sequence ATGGGTATATCGAAAAAAATTTCAGACGTATTAGGCCATAAAGTTTTAAATATCGAAAAGGTTGATAAAAAGGGTGGCCTTCCAACGACAGATACAGAATTACATGAAAGACGTCAACGGGCAGAACGTATTGTTAAAAAGAAAGCATTATTGTCTTCCACTGCAACAGTTGTCCCAATTCCTGGATTTGACTTTGGTGTGGATATGAAATTGATGCGTGATGTGATTGAAGATATTAACAAAATTTATGGACTTGATCATAAACAAGTCAACCAAATGAGTGACGATTTAAAAAATAGAATTCTCATATCCGCTGGTATACAAGGAAGCCAATTAATAGGAAAGAAAGTTTCAAGTGGCTTGTTAAAAGTATTTGTACGTGATGTGGCCAAGCGTACAGCAGCTAAACAGACACGGTGGTTTCCAATTGTCGGTCAAGCTGTGTCAGCATCGATTAGTTATTATTTTATGATTAAAGTAGGGAAAGACCATATTCAAAAATGTGAAAATGTCATTAAATCCTTATAG